In Cystobacter fuscus DSM 2262, the DNA window TCTCACTCTCACCTGTACCGGGGCCGTTGCCAGCGCTATCCACGCCACGTCGTGCAACCGGCTGAAGTTCTCCTTGAGCGCGAACAGGTAATGTTTGCCCGCTTCCCTCACCGCCCTCGCGTTCGCCGCGCTCGTCAGCCCCGCGTCCCCTGTCACATACTTGAAGTGCTCGCCATACTTCTCCACGACTCGTCCGAGCAACTTCGCGAAGGCCGTCGCTTCTCCTTGCTTGCCTTCCAACATCATCTGGTCGAGCACCGGGCACGCCCTGCTGCTGGTGAGCGCCGCCCGGAGCGCGAAGGGGTACCAATACTCCTGCCCTTGCTCATCCCGGAGTGTGTGACAGGGCTCGCACGGCGCTTGTCCTCGCGTGCTCTCCCCCGCCTTGCCGTCAATCGACACCACTCCCGCCGCCAGCCTGTCTTGCCTCAGCACTCCCTGCTCGAGTGCTGTCCGCACCGACTGCTGCAACACCTTGTCCCATCCCTCGGGCCCAAGCTGACTGAGCAGTCTATCCAACGTCGTGTCCGACACCGCTCCGCTCAACCCCTTCGGCTCCGTCCCTTCACGCACCAGGTCCTCCCCCAATGCCTCTACCTGTCGCAGCACTCTTCTTCCCGTCGCCATCCCCACCACCAGCAGCGACAGGAGCGCCCCCAACCCGTGCCTCTTGCCGCGACTGGCCCGCGGGTCCACTATCTCCTTGAACGTCAGTCCCAATCGCGTCAGCATCTGCTGCACGGCCGAGGTGTTTGCTCCCTGCTGCTTCCTCGTCCCTGTTTGCTTCTCAGGGGGTGTGGAGGGCCCGCCAGCTCTCCCGCCCCGGTTTTTCTCCCCGTCCACGTCGACTCTCCAACGGCCTCATCTGGCCCGCGTCCTACCTGTGCCGGACTCGTGCCTCGCGATCAGCCCACCGCTGCCCGCGCCACCTCGTCCCATGGATGGGCACCTTACCTCGCCCGTAGGTCCAGGTGGGATAACTTCTCTCGTGGGACTTTGAATCAAGCCTGTCCCAGCTCGTTGTTCCTTCAGACGGTGTTCGCCCCAAGTCGGAGTACCTGCGCTTCCACCACGAGCATGTATTCCAGGGGCAGCTACGAAGTGCCTGACACCTTCGCTCGCCTTCGCTCGTGTCTGACACCTCGTGAGAGTCTTACGAATTGTCTGACACCTCGTGAGACACCGCGTGAGGCTAATATGGGCAGGTTTGCCCACACGTCGTTAGCCGACAACCCGCCTGCGCTGCCTGCCCCTGCGCATCATCATTGGCAAACCTACATGCCTTTGTGCAACCTCCAAGGAACTTTGTAGAGCCGAAACCAGTGAACGGCGCGCACGCCGCTCCAGTTGAGATGCTCACCGCGCTGCATTCGACTTTGCAGTTCCTGGCAAGAGCATGTACCTCCCCATCAGAGGACTCGCCGCTCTGAGAATCCTCATGGGTCCGTTCTTCGGTTGGGGGAGTCGGCTCTTCTGCCGCAGTACCGCACCCAAGGCCAAAGAAGCTCAAGAAGCCACAGCCGATCAACAGCAAGATTTGCCGCTTCATGGACACTCTCATTTATTGATTCGGGTTTAATTGAAATACCATGAAAAGCTAGCCTTTCATCGAGATGCGTGGAAGCGGCACCACGGGGGCGCGTGTCTGCGAAGTTTTTCACATGCTTGGTGCCCACCACGAGCGGAGCGAGGCACGGCTTCACCTGTAAGCAGCGCGGACTCGACTTTCCCCATTTGGGGCTGGTCAAGGTCCGCGGTTCATGCGGCCTTCGGCTGAGGCAGTGAAGCTGGTTTACGGGATGGACGGTCGGCAGTGCGGTTCCATGTGCATCCCCTGGGAAGGGGGTGCTCGGCGGCCGTTGGTGGGTTGTAGGTCCTGCCGGCTCTTCCCGAGAACAGGGCTCCCGGGAGAGCGTTGCACGTTGCCCCTCCGGGTGTACGTCTGTACAGTGGCCGGCCTCATGAAGCCAGAGAAGGAAGAAGGGGCTTTCACCGGGTCTCGGCGCAAGCCCTGGACGGGACCTCGCGGACTCGATGCCGTCCTCCAGGGGTGGCGCGAGAACAACCAGATCTGGCCCGACATCGTCCTGGACGAGGTGACCCCGGCCCGGCCCGGTGCCCATGCGCCCATCCCCGAGGGCGTGGCCCCCCAGGTGCGCGAGGCCCTGCGCCGCCGCGGCATCGAGCGGCT includes these proteins:
- a CDS encoding ISAs1 family transposase, with the protein product MLTRLGLTFKEIVDPRASRGKRHGLGALLSLLVVGMATGRRVLRQVEALGEDLVREGTEPKGLSGAVSDTTLDRLLSQLGPEGWDKVLQQSVRTALEQGVLRQDRLAAGVVSIDGKAGESTRGQAPCEPCHTLRDEQGQEYWYPFALRAALTSSRACPVLDQMMLEGKQGEATAFAKLLGRVVEKYGEHFKYVTGDAGLTSAANARAVREAGKHYLFALKENFSRLHDVAWIALATAPVQVRVREKARGEWVERELRVTPVPETEEFPEARQWIWVRSTREREGRLPEVETRLFLTSIPSGELSGEQMLTVVRGHWGIENGPNWTADVVLEEDTASASLRGQAPVVLSWLRLLAYNLLALVRTHLPPKDGRPVSYARTQEVLYQGLLGLAVLPETLAALA